A portion of the Homalodisca vitripennis isolate AUS2020 chromosome 2, UT_GWSS_2.1, whole genome shotgun sequence genome contains these proteins:
- the LOC124355967 gene encoding putative gustatory receptor 28b → MQVLSKEVILTSQVFGGFFLTYSSVPNDGQELRFSAGWFTWGLFTTAAQATLPYYWIFHEYSIALSTWASYWTTSTTATVTFLEYTSSSLTSVVVFVSYIRKYRCFVEFHKIMERVEDTWSDLRRQPPESRIDMRILVAFVVAGTIVTIDLAFWGLSTINKLENHIIISISYVSYLTTIFRSTSIFVHFTHVTQYLSKCFKDISIKIEQELARKCFGRQMETQYLPHIAMPQQSSNSPQCEMRTLMHIYCLLFDAVHQANAFYCDQLLAITSYLFFSIVFNLYYVFVTFKSGDHVQFLYAFVWALACVCYTVVIVQSAADVTESADKIVTTICKTIQKDIDPTLRIQLDMFLLQVTNYIPAFSVQHLFKIKNDVLTKMAGAITTYLVILLQFQSQNEEN, encoded by the coding sequence ATGCAGGTTCTTTCAAAAGAAGTAATTCTAACGAGCCAAGTCTTCGGAGGATTTTTTCTGACCTACTCTTCTGTGCCGAACGATGGCCAAGAGTTGAGGTTTTCCGCAGGATGGTTCACGTGGGGTCTGTTCACTACCGCGGCACAAGCTACGCTCCCGTACTATTGGATATTTCACGAATACTCGATTGCACTGTCCACCTGGGCTTCTTATTGGACCACCAGTACTACCGCGACTGTCACGTTTCTGGAGTATACTTCTTCGTCGTTGACATCAGTCGTTGTCTTCGTCAGCTACATCAGGAAGTATCGGTGCTTTGTCGAGTTCCACAAAATTATGGAGAGAGTCGAGGACACTTGGAGTGATCTTAGGCGTCAGCCACCAGAATCCAGAATAGACATGAGGATCTTAGTGGCCTTCGTTGTCGCCGGAACGATTGTTACGATTGACCTAGCTTTCTGGGGACTGAGTACAATAAACAAGCTGGAAAATCACATAATCATTTCAATATCTTACGTTTCTTACTTGACTACTATATTTCGATCAACTAGTATATTCGTCCATTTCACCCACGTCACTCAATATTtgtctaaatgttttaaagacaTCAGCATCAAGATCGAGCAAGAACTAGCTCGAAAGTGTTTCGGACGACAAATGGAAACTCAGTATCTGCCACATATTGCGATGCCCCAGCAAAGTTCTAACTCGCCTCAGTGTGAGATGAGAACTCTGATGCACATCTACTGTTTGCTGTTTGATGCTGTACACCAGGCGAATGCCTTCTATTGCGATCAGCTGTTGGCCATCACCTCCTATTTGTTCTTCAGTATCGTATTCAACCTGTACTATGTTTTCGTGACATTTAAGTCAGGTGACCACGTACAATTTCTATACGCGTTCGTCTGGGCCTTGGCTTGTGTTTGTTATACGGTGGTGATCGTTCAGTCTGCCGCTGACGTCACCGAGTCTGCTGACAAGATTGTGACGACGATCTGCAAGACGATCCAGAAGGATATAGACCCTACTCTGAGGATACAGTTGGATATGTTTCTTCTTCAAGTAACTAACTACATACCTGCATTTTCTGTACAGCAcctcttcaaaattaaaaacgatGTCCTAACTAAGATGGCAGGAGCAATAACCACATATTTGGTAATCCTGCTTCAGTTCCAGAGTCAGAACGAGGAGAATTAA
- the LOC124355968 gene encoding cytochrome P450 6k1-like, with protein MAIVTGSLLMDVLLALMSVLCLLYWHITNNDDYRDKRGVANVNKGLFLGTFMNKQSQADTVKEIYNQFPEEKFVGLFQFKKLVLMLRDRSLINRVLVKDFTHFQDRGTAPLKKHLFSRNLFGLRGSEWGTLRHKLTPTFTTGKLRGMFEQISKCGEYLVTKIEEVSSVDVEGMDPANVLFEFTLDVIASCAFGVQFRPDGPDFKKFKSIIEKSFSGSPLRFLKFTLITIAPKIADFFNITMFPSGTTEYLMDMTRATIKCRKENNIKRNDYFQMLLSLKEQGEDEKMLSHVHEDDAVIDQLKYAE; from the coding sequence ATGGCTATTGTCACCGGTTCTCTGCTGATGGACGTTCTATTAGCTCTCATGTCTGTTCTGTGCCTTCTGTACTGGCACATCACAAACAATGATGACTACCGGGACAAAAGAGGCGTGGCCAACGTCAATAAAGGATTGTTTTTAGGTACCTTCATGAACAAACAATCACAAGCCGACACGGTTAAGGAGATTTACAATCAATTTCCCGAAGAAAAGTTTGTAGGACTGTTCCAATTCAAAAAGCTCGTTCTTATGCTGCGAGATCGGAGCTTAATAAACAGGGTTTTGGTGAAAGATTTCACGCATTTTCAAGACAGAGGAACGGCACCACTTAAAAAACACCTCTTCTCTAGAAACCTTTTTGGATTAAGAGGAAGTGAGTGGGGGACACTACGTCACAAGTTGACGCCTACCTTTACAACAGGGAAACTGAGAGGTATGTTCGAGCAGATCTCCAAATGTGGTGAATACTTGGTCACAAAGATAGAAGAGGTTTCATCTGTTGACGTTGAAGGAATGGATCCCGCAAATGTTCTCTTTGAGTTCACTTTGGACGTGATCGCAAGTTGTGCTTTTGGAGTCCAGTTCCGACCAGACGGTCCTGACTTCAAAAAGTTCAAGTCAATTATAGAGAAATCGTTTTCCGGTTCCCCTCTGCGATTTTTAAAATTCACCCTAATAACAATAGCGCCAAAAATAGCTGACTTTTTCAACATAACCATGTTTCCCAGTGGGACAACAGAATACTTAATGGATATGACCCGGGCTACCATCAAATGCCGTAAAGAGAACAATATCAAAAGGAACGATTACTTTCAAATGCTGTTATCACTCAAAGAGCAAGGAGAGGATGAAAAGATGCTTTCTCACGTTCATGAGGATGATGCAGTCATTGACCAGTTGAAATATGCGGAATAG
- the LOC124355265 gene encoding uncharacterized protein LOC124355265, giving the protein MSNRPNSKSTYTSTRGAKTPLSVISKYYNKVSSKIDSPLVSGHYHGKCCTKHSSEKLLPVYAKPGIVKNQTDSKNQESQVPPGRSCQILDSKDPPATLSEKNLHLNTKFDKLSESIIGLATSSGSVGVRSLESLLTKEFQTSLGTEVNDPKYSQGFFQSTRGLIEKLVHVYEEGKINPRLIKEPSLGFSRHKFLEANSATSVCYKDRYFKELVMNVLQSMCSNDLEEEIPPPPSIGLLSAASRERIRLIRDMVRVEAGLEPELFKQLDLKLENLRRSLSQNRLEMLRATKEVERVISVHLMKRSSSSCVEIPQAAKSALKKNYKKCDKNSECEKGCRINLKGCGRLESKNESELAKNFLTSIETFGLDFCDDDVFKCKAPDPIEEIRSRMTLLVEEEILRMKDKIKTILKQEQVPDEVNTIENLPASSTESCDSRSNSDSDERGEETDEETRMLMQLLQSDYLQDEMFLRKINSSILKNAVLESIEEGEMELIEEDENDLPTRIKSGAERDKTNLGYEGVDNRKDRSTVKENMEYGILNSSQTSSESEYLTSVDLTSLHDEEKKTDSFLDRFKARWWGSDESIASDILKEIQSSFEDNRKAHDMVNEDTLLNSSQSIPESEYLTSVDLIPLQNEEKKTESFVDRFKAKWWSSDESIASEILKEMKSSYERFEMQEISVDGKEIHTCDSEENRYEEDTTLELPNEFDFTVEQIANALVKVITKTIELTSFSVETDPNFSVQRKLLAFEVLKILEDCINNIESSDSHDTDSSFNDEKYICLRVDRICTAFSHLVDSLNHAPPSLKSRPFSTLSPPQSMMRTLAMLASTEYFQDCFISVLLEDGQNFNDDISPRPDEDRLEVHLNPNRDVEIIKGCDMSKQTSSGEITKINPKLTTNSQSSIVRGVFRTNLEKPEDVPKNMSSFEHYLGLSASVMTVQNVSDMFLYLSTVLNDIPHRIKGEKILSLNPPYSLERALDILYSEDEPRDVDKKVSFSSLTVQNVSDFFLQLSKTFEDAPPRVKNSIVLDLEPPKSLLKAIKLLTSLQYNSILESNSQGEILEEKESSSQDKFYDAVDTLTFLKYA; this is encoded by the exons ATGAGCAACCGACCAAACTCTAAATCGACATACACCTCCACAAGAGGAGCCAAGACACCGTTGTCAGTTATCAGCAAGTATTACAACAAAGTCTCCTCGAAGATAGACAGCCCGCTGGTAAGCGGACACTACCACGGCAAATGCTGCACAAAGCATTCTTCTGAAAAGTTACTACCGGTGTACGCGAAACCTGGAATCGTGAAAAACCAAACAGATTCGAAAAACCAGGAGTCTCAAGTACCTCCCGGGAGATCCTGCCAGATCTTGGACTCCAAAGACCCTCCGGCCACTCTGTCAGAGAAGAACCTCCATCTGAACACTAAGTTCGACAAGCTTTCGGAGTCGATTATCGGTCTCGCCACCTCTTCGGGATCGGTCGGTGTGCGTTCGCTGGAGTCTCTGCTGACCAAAGAGTTTCAGACTTCTCTGGGAACCGAAGTTAACGACCCGAAGTACTCCCAGGGGTTCTTTCAGTCTACAAG AGGGCTGATCGAGAAACTTGTGCACGTGTACGAAGAGGGCAAAATCAACCCCAGACTTATCAAGGAACCTTCCTTGGGCTTCTCAAGACACAAGTTCCTGGAAGCAAATTCTGCTACTTCAGTCTG CTACAAGGACCGGTACTTCAAGGAGCTCGTGATGAACGTACTACAGAGCATGTGCTCGAACGACCTGGAGGAGGAGATCCCACCACCCCCCAGCATAGGATTGTTGAGTGCGGCGAGCAGAGAGCGGATCCGACTCATCAGAGACATGGTGCGGGTAGAGGCGGGTCTCGAGCCAGAGTTGTTCAAGCAACTGGACCTGAAACTGGAGAACTTGCGGCGATCTCTGAGTCAGAACAGACTCGAGATGTTGAGAGCTACAAAGGAAGTGGAGAGGGTTATCTCCGTCCATCTGATGAAGCGTAGCAGCTCCAGCTGTGTGGAAATTCCGCAGGCTGCTAAGAGTGCGCTGAAGAAGAACTACAAGAAGTGCGACAAGAATTCCGAGTGCGAAAAGGGATGCAGAATAAATTTAAAGGGGTGTGGGCGTTTGGAATCAAAAAACGAGTCGGAACTGGCAAAAAACTTTCTGACGAGTATAGAAACTTTCGGTTTGGACTTTTGTGATGACGACGTCTTCAAATGTAAGGCACCCGATCCTATAGAAGAGATCAGGTCGAGAATGACGTTACTGGTGGAAGAAGAGATTTTGAgaatgaaagacaaaataaaaactattctaaaaCAGGAGCAGGTTCCTGATGAAGTGAATACTATCGAGAATTTACCGGCCAGTTCCACTGAAAGTTGCGACAGTAGAAGTAACTCAGACAGTGATGAAAGAGGTGAAGAAACTGACGAAGAGACAAGAATGCTTATGCAACTGTTACAGTCTGATTATCTTCAGGATGAAATGTTTCTACGTAAAATAAAcagtagtattttaaaaaatgcagTTTTAGAAAGCATTGAGGAGGGTGAAATGGAATTGATTGAAGAAGATGAGAACGACTTGCCAACAAGAATAAAATCTGGTGCAGAACGGGATAAAACCAATCTAGGATACGAAGGAGTGGATAATAGAAAAGACCGGAGTACGGTTAAAGAGAATATGGAATATGGAATATTAAACTCATCTCAGACTAGTTCTGAGAGTGAATATCTAACATCAGTAGACTTAACTTCACTTCACGATGAAGAAAAGAAAACGGACTCATTTTTGGACCGTTTTAAGGCCAGATGGTGGGGGTCTGATGAGTCTATTGCCAGTGATATCTTAAAAGAAATTCAAAGTTCTTTTGAGGATAATAGAAAAGCCCACGATATGGTTAATGAGGATACACTCTTAAACTCATCTCAGTCTATTCCTGAAAGTGAATATCTAACATCAGTAGATTTAATACcacttcaaaatgaagaaaagAAAACGGAATCATTTGTAGACCGTTTTAAAGCAAAATGGTGGTCCTCAGATGAGTCTATTGCAAGTGAAATCCTAAAAGAAATGAAAAGTTCTTATGAAAGATTTGAAATGCAGGAAATTAGTGTTGACGGTAAGGAAATTCACACGTGTGATTCTGAGGAGAACAGATATGAAGAGGATACGACATTAGAACTTCCAAACGAATTTGATTTTACAGTAGAACAAATAGCAAATGCTCTTGTCAAGGtcattacaaaaacaattgaaTTGACTAGTTTCTCAGTAGAGACTGATCCAAATTTCTCCGTTCAGCGGAAACTCTTGGCTTTTGAAGTTCTGAAAATCTTAGAAGACTGTATAAATAACATTGAAAGTTCCGACTCACATGATACAGACTCGTCTTTTAATGacgaaaaatatatttgtctaaGAGTAGATAGGATTTGCACAGCTTTCTCTCATTTGGTGGACTCACTGAACCACGCTCCTCCCAGCCTTAAGAGTCGACCTTTTTCAACATTGTCCCCTCCGCAATCCATGATGAGGACCCTCGCAATGTTAGCCTCAACGGAGTACTTCCAAGATTGCTTCATTTCGGTTTTACTTGAGGACGGTCAAAATTTTAATGATGATATATCTCCAAGGCCAGATGAAGATCGGTTAGAAGTTCATCTCAATCCTAACCGAGATGTGGAAATCATAAAAGGCTGCGATATGAGTAAGCAGACATCCAGTGGAGAAATAACTAAGATTAATCCTAAATTGACCACTAATTCTCAATCATCCATCGTTCGCGGTGTGTTCAGAACCAACCTCGAGAAACCTGAAGATGTTCCTAAAAATATGTCCAGCTTTGAGCATTACCTTGGTCTCTCCGCTTCTGTAATGACTGTGCAGAACGTTTCCGACATGTTTCTGTACCTTTCTACAGTTCTGAACGACATTCCACATAGAATCAAAGGTGAGAAGATACTCAGTCTCAATCCTCCATACTCTCTCGAAAGGGCTCTTGATATTCTTTATTCAGAAGACGAACCAAGAGATGTAGACAAAAAAGTCAGTTTTTCTTCGTTGACAGTTCAGAACGTCTCTGATTTCTTTCTGCAACTTTCGAAGACTTTTGAGGACGCTCCGCCACGAGTAAAAAACTCCATCGTTTTGGATCTCGAACCCCCAAAATCCCTACTGAAAGCTATTAAGCTGTTGACCTCCTTGCAGTACAACTCCATCCTGGAAAGCAACAGCCAAGGAGAGATCTTGGAAGAAAAAGAATCCAGCAGTCAAGATAAATTTTATGATGCGGTCGATACTCTGACCTTTTTGAAATATGCTTGA